In a single window of the Gemmatimonadota bacterium genome:
- the ruvC gene encoding crossover junction endodeoxyribonuclease RuvC — protein sequence MIILGIDPGSVITGYGVIEARGRQCRLLDQGVLRPGSRKALADRLKVIYDGLCEVIDRNSPELVAVESTFGGRFPRAALVLGHARGVALLAAANRGLQVCEYAPREVKMAVVRAGGASKQQVQYMVSAMLNLDRGPGREPLPEDASDALAVAICHYHRITGGIKAVDRIRRR from the coding sequence ATGATCATCCTCGGAATCGATCCGGGCAGCGTGATTACGGGATACGGCGTGATCGAGGCCCGGGGCAGACAGTGCCGGCTGTTGGACCAGGGCGTGTTGCGTCCGGGATCGCGTAAAGCCCTCGCGGACCGGCTCAAGGTCATCTACGACGGCCTGTGCGAGGTCATAGACCGGAACAGCCCGGAACTGGTGGCCGTCGAGTCCACTTTCGGCGGACGGTTTCCCAGGGCGGCGCTCGTACTGGGACACGCCCGGGGGGTCGCCCTCCTGGCCGCGGCGAACCGGGGACTGCAGGTCTGTGAGTACGCCCCGCGCGAAGTGAAGATGGCCGTCGTCCGTGCGGGAGGTGCATCGAAGCAGCAGGTCCAGTACATGGTAAGCGCCATGCTGAACCTCGACCGGGGCCCCGGCCGGGAACCCCTGCCGGAGGACGCGTCGGACGCATTGGCGGTCGCGATATGTCACTATCACAGGATAACCGGAGGGATCAAGGCAGTTGATCGCATTCGTCGAAGGTGA
- the ruvB gene encoding Holliday junction branch migration DNA helicase RuvB, translated as MDERDYPLTDPDRFDEDTEFDRVLRPGRFDEFPGQEKAKAELRLYIEAAKTRGENHIDHVLLHGPPGLGKTTLATILANEMGVEIRQTAGPVLDKPADLAGLLTNLQPGDVFFIDEIHRLNHVVEEHMYAAMEDFKIDILVDRGPSARSLSLSLDHFTLVGATTRTGLLTAPLLARFGIPIRLDFYTPDELFLIVMRAAEIIGVETDDAGAMEIARRSRGTPRIANRYLKRVRDYAQVKGDGRITGETAKAAFEMLGVDLMGLDDMNRLILTAIIEKYEGGPVGLNTLAVAVGEESGTLEEVYEPYLIVQGLIKRTPRGRVATELAYGHLGFTAPPRPQAGLFD; from the coding sequence ATGGACGAACGGGACTACCCGTTGACCGACCCGGACCGATTCGACGAGGATACGGAGTTCGACCGCGTACTAAGGCCTGGCCGTTTCGATGAATTCCCCGGCCAGGAAAAGGCCAAGGCGGAGCTGCGGCTCTACATCGAGGCCGCGAAGACCCGCGGAGAGAACCACATCGACCACGTGCTGCTCCACGGACCGCCGGGACTGGGCAAGACCACGCTGGCCACCATTCTCGCCAACGAAATGGGCGTGGAGATACGTCAGACCGCCGGACCCGTGCTGGACAAACCGGCCGATCTGGCGGGCCTGCTGACTAACCTGCAACCGGGAGACGTGTTCTTCATCGACGAGATCCACCGCCTGAACCACGTGGTGGAAGAGCACATGTACGCCGCCATGGAGGATTTCAAGATCGACATCCTGGTGGACCGAGGGCCGAGCGCCCGTTCCCTTTCCCTTAGCCTGGACCATTTCACCCTGGTGGGCGCGACGACCCGCACGGGCCTGTTGACGGCGCCGCTCCTGGCGCGTTTCGGCATCCCCATCCGGCTCGATTTCTACACGCCGGACGAACTGTTCCTGATCGTCATGCGGGCGGCCGAAATCATCGGTGTAGAGACCGATGACGCCGGTGCGATGGAGATCGCCCGGCGGTCCAGGGGAACGCCTCGCATCGCCAACCGGTACCTGAAGCGGGTTCGGGACTACGCCCAGGTCAAAGGCGATGGACGCATAACCGGGGAGACCGCGAAGGCCGCCTTCGAGATGCTGGGCGTGGACCTCATGGGCCTGGACGACATGAACCGCCTGATCCTCACGGCCATCATCGAAAAATACGAGGGCGGTCCCGTAGGCCTGAATACGCTGGCCGTGGCCGTGGGTGAGGAAAGCGGGACGCTCGAGGAGGTATACGAGCCCTATCTCATTGTCCAGGGCCTGATCAAGCGGACGCCTCGGGGCAGGGTGGCCACCGAACTGGCGTACGGACACCTGGGATTCACCGCGCCACCAAGGCCGCAGGCCGGACTGTTCGACTGA
- a CDS encoding serine acetyltransferase, whose protein sequence is MNRPRRRKPSDQKLVPICNMTMSETRSQIGALASQIVQSYDTIGGLNRIDGKNLPSRERVYGILKDLLTLCFPGYFGAEPLMTKNVAFYVDGLVDAIYIRLREEVTRSLMHDAQCKGKDPVACEEIADRIALELLEAIPGIRELLMGDVEAAYDGDPAAKSHDEIILSYPCVEAIATYRIAHELYLQKTPLIPRIISEHAHSRTGIDIHPGATIGTRFFIDHGTGVVIGETALIGKNVKLYQGVTLGALSFRKDEGGRLVKGGKRHPTIEDDVVIYSGATILGGETAIGHDSVIGANVWLTESVPPHSKVTIGNPRLDVVKHDAHTA, encoded by the coding sequence ATGAATCGTCCGAGGCGCAGAAAGCCGTCCGACCAGAAACTGGTACCGATCTGCAATATGACCATGTCCGAAACGCGCAGTCAAATCGGTGCGCTGGCCTCCCAGATCGTACAGTCCTACGACACGATCGGCGGCCTGAACCGTATCGACGGCAAGAACCTGCCTTCCAGGGAACGGGTCTACGGTATCCTGAAGGACCTGCTCACGCTCTGCTTTCCCGGCTACTTCGGCGCCGAGCCGCTCATGACGAAGAACGTGGCCTTCTACGTGGACGGACTGGTGGACGCCATCTACATCCGCCTGAGAGAGGAAGTGACCCGGAGCCTCATGCACGACGCGCAGTGCAAGGGCAAGGACCCCGTGGCCTGCGAGGAGATCGCCGACAGGATCGCACTCGAACTCCTGGAGGCCATTCCCGGTATCCGGGAACTGCTCATGGGCGACGTGGAAGCCGCCTACGACGGCGATCCCGCGGCCAAGAGCCACGACGAAATCATCCTCAGCTACCCGTGCGTGGAAGCCATCGCCACCTACCGGATCGCCCATGAACTGTATCTGCAGAAAACGCCGCTTATCCCGAGGATCATCTCCGAGCACGCCCACAGCCGTACGGGGATCGACATCCACCCCGGCGCGACCATCGGCACCCGCTTTTTCATAGACCACGGCACCGGCGTCGTTATCGGGGAGACCGCGCTGATCGGCAAGAACGTCAAGCTCTACCAGGGCGTGACGCTGGGCGCACTGAGTTTCAGGAAAGATGAAGGCGGCCGTCTCGTCAAGGGCGGCAAGCGCCATCCCACCATCGAAGACGACGTGGTGATCTACTCCGGGGCGACGATCCTGGGCGGTGAAACGGCCATCGGGCACGACTCCGTCATCGGGGCCAACGTATGGCTGACGGAATCGGTGCCGCCCCATTCCAAGGTCACCATCGGAAACCCGCGGCTCGACGTGGTGAAGCACGACGCACACACGGCCTGA
- the ruvA gene encoding Holliday junction branch migration protein RuvA — translation MIAFVEGELVDKQPDGITVSVGGIGLQMFVPLSTYRALGPPRSQVRVETVLHTREDGMQLYGFATVDEKRLFEVLITLPGIGPGVALNILSGATVAEFTAAIINEDVGKLVSLPKIGRKTAQRLIMELRDKLASMDTGAAEALPVAPAGESPEVDDAIMGLVSLGFEHPEARRLVIRVMSESPESPEAEEIIRSVLQSQGGR, via the coding sequence TTGATCGCATTCGTCGAAGGTGAGCTGGTCGACAAGCAGCCCGACGGCATCACGGTTTCCGTCGGCGGGATCGGCCTGCAAATGTTTGTTCCCTTGTCCACGTACCGGGCCCTGGGCCCCCCGCGTTCGCAGGTCCGCGTGGAAACGGTGCTCCACACGCGAGAAGACGGCATGCAGCTCTACGGGTTCGCGACCGTGGACGAGAAGCGTCTTTTCGAAGTGCTGATCACGCTGCCCGGCATCGGGCCCGGCGTGGCCCTGAACATTCTTTCCGGCGCGACGGTCGCGGAGTTTACCGCCGCGATCATCAACGAAGATGTCGGCAAGCTGGTCTCGTTGCCCAAGATCGGCCGAAAGACCGCGCAACGGCTGATCATGGAACTGCGCGATAAGCTGGCCTCCATGGATACCGGCGCGGCGGAGGCGCTGCCCGTGGCGCCGGCGGGAGAGTCGCCCGAAGTGGACGATGCGATCATGGGCCTGGTGTCTCTGGGCTTTGAACATCCCGAAGCGCGCAGGCTGGTCATCCGCGTGATGTCCGAAAGCCCGGAGTCCCCCGAGGCGGAGGAAATCATACGATCGGTGCTCCAGAGCCAGGGAGGGCGGTAG
- a CDS encoding YebC/PmpR family DNA-binding transcriptional regulator: MSGHSKWSTIKRKKEQKDAARGKIFTRVIKEITIAARQGGGSVTGNPRLRTAVLAARAENVPQANVDRAIARGTGDLDGVHYEELVYEGYGPAGVALLVEAVTDNKNRTTSEMRHAFTKNGGNMGEAGCVAWMFDQKGTIVVDKNGIDEDEVMMAALDAGAEDILDEGDTLDVLTSVSDFESVRTRLEESGYASMRAEIGRIPQSTVAVAGKEAEQLLRLMEVLEDHDDVQHVYANFDVDDKVLEEMNG, from the coding sequence GTGTCCGGTCATTCCAAGTGGAGCACCATAAAGCGGAAGAAGGAACAGAAAGACGCGGCGCGCGGGAAGATCTTCACCCGGGTCATCAAGGAGATCACCATCGCCGCGCGGCAGGGCGGCGGCTCGGTAACCGGCAACCCCCGGCTCCGGACGGCCGTACTCGCCGCCAGGGCGGAAAATGTGCCCCAGGCCAATGTCGACCGGGCCATCGCCCGAGGTACGGGTGACCTGGACGGCGTGCATTACGAGGAACTGGTCTACGAGGGCTACGGCCCGGCCGGCGTGGCGCTGCTGGTGGAAGCGGTGACGGACAACAAGAACCGTACCACGTCCGAGATGCGCCATGCCTTTACCAAGAACGGCGGCAACATGGGGGAAGCGGGCTGCGTGGCCTGGATGTTCGACCAGAAGGGCACGATCGTCGTGGACAAGAACGGGATCGACGAGGACGAGGTCATGATGGCCGCCCTCGACGCCGGCGCGGAAGACATCCTGGACGAGGGGGATACGCTGGATGTGTTGACGTCCGTTTCCGATTTCGAATCGGTGAGAACCCGGCTCGAAGAAAGCGGCTATGCCTCCATGCGGGCGGAAATCGGCCGCATCCCGCAGTCGACCGTGGCCGTCGCGGGCAAGGAAGCGGAACAGCTCCTCCGGTTGATGGAGGTCCTCGAGGACCACGACGACGTGCAGCATGTCTACGCCAATTTCGATGTGGACGACAAGGTGCTGGAGGAAATGAACGGGTAG
- a CDS encoding tetratricopeptide repeat protein, with protein sequence MSAGNQARGIAPGSPVLKPALCVLYLFVLGITSSGAQTSTAGAQTSTEAPPHSEASAAGGVQSGAADAQEAAGPPGPPGPPGPARPDTSLTPEQHRQAALQQFLTAVALAKNNLGAVYYEEGQYDSARVHIEHALEVAPGFAAAYLTLGLVHHARGEMGAALAAFKKTVEGDSLSVARMNTVPSDTVYAWARSQYDRLMEGTPDLAVAHTDMAIVYNQGGYLNEAIHHYRQAIEDDSSYVDAYTNLGKVYTDTEEFEKAADAYEKVLTLSPPEEQLPRIHLNLGVSYMGMDRVDDAITEWKRAVNLSPDYMDAYMNLGTAYQSKNMPDSTRAVWERALEVGGRSVVPRMALGRLALAEGRLSDALGYYREILDLGAKDPRIYAEIALIHERREDFDQAIAHYEQALELAPDTAQLKGALNRVRRTVEERAKAIESNKIRVRQIVVATRAEADAVMGRLTAGADFAELARETSIDSSRDQGGDLGFFGPDEMIPEFEAAAMGLDVGELSGIVETPMGFHIIKRIE encoded by the coding sequence ATGAGCGCAGGCAATCAGGCACGAGGTATCGCACCAGGCAGTCCGGTCCTGAAGCCGGCCCTTTGCGTCCTGTATCTTTTCGTTCTCGGAATCACCTCGTCCGGGGCGCAGACGTCCACGGCCGGGGCGCAGACGTCCACCGAGGCGCCACCCCATTCAGAGGCATCGGCCGCCGGAGGGGTCCAGTCGGGTGCGGCGGACGCCCAGGAAGCCGCTGGTCCGCCTGGTCCGCCTGGTCCGCCTGGTCCGGCCAGACCGGACACTTCCCTGACACCTGAGCAACACCGGCAGGCGGCACTACAGCAGTTTCTGACCGCCGTCGCCCTCGCGAAGAACAACCTGGGCGCCGTTTATTACGAGGAGGGACAGTACGACAGCGCCCGGGTCCACATCGAACATGCCCTGGAGGTCGCGCCCGGGTTCGCTGCCGCCTACCTTACGCTGGGACTTGTCCACCACGCCAGGGGGGAGATGGGCGCGGCGCTGGCGGCGTTCAAGAAGACTGTGGAGGGTGATTCGCTTAGCGTCGCGCGCATGAATACCGTACCGTCCGATACCGTCTACGCCTGGGCCCGGAGCCAGTACGACAGGCTGATGGAGGGAACGCCGGACCTGGCCGTCGCCCATACCGACATGGCAATCGTGTATAACCAGGGCGGGTACCTGAACGAAGCGATCCACCATTACCGGCAGGCCATTGAGGATGATTCCTCCTACGTCGACGCCTATACGAATCTCGGTAAGGTCTATACCGATACCGAGGAATTCGAAAAGGCTGCCGATGCGTACGAGAAGGTGCTCACGTTGTCTCCCCCGGAGGAACAGTTGCCCAGGATCCATCTCAATCTCGGCGTTTCATACATGGGAATGGACCGCGTCGACGACGCGATCACGGAATGGAAGCGGGCCGTCAACCTGTCGCCGGACTACATGGACGCCTACATGAACCTGGGAACCGCTTACCAGAGCAAGAACATGCCCGACAGCACGCGTGCAGTCTGGGAAAGGGCCCTGGAAGTCGGCGGCCGGTCGGTCGTGCCCCGTATGGCGCTGGGTCGCCTGGCGCTGGCCGAAGGCCGCCTGTCCGACGCTTTGGGCTACTACCGGGAGATACTCGACCTGGGCGCGAAAGATCCGCGCATTTACGCGGAAATCGCCTTGATTCACGAACGGCGGGAGGACTTCGACCAGGCAATTGCTCACTATGAACAGGCGCTTGAGCTGGCACCCGATACCGCACAGTTGAAGGGGGCGTTGAACCGGGTCAGGCGGACCGTGGAAGAGCGGGCGAAGGCCATCGAATCCAACAAGATCCGCGTTCGCCAGATCGTCGTCGCTACCCGGGCGGAAGCGGACGCCGTGATGGGACGGTTGACCGCCGGCGCCGATTTCGCCGAACTGGCCCGGGAAACGTCCATCGATTCGAGTCGTGACCAAGGCGGCGACCTCGGGTTCTTCGGCCCGGACGAAATGATCCCGGAATTCGAGGCGGCGGCGATGGGGCTGGACGTCGGTGAACTAAGCGGTATCGTGGAGACGCCAATGGGATTTCACATCATCAAGCGAATCGAATAG
- the trxB gene encoding thioredoxin-disulfide reductase has translation MEQVVIIGGGPAGYTAALYAARANLSPVVLTGSTIGGQLSLTSEIENFPGFPESLGGMDLMDRMRQQAERFGAVMKYEDVSSVDFDPGAHRIRTDRNEYTAKAVVISTGSSPRLLDVPGEATFFGRGVSTCATCDGAFYRDRKVAVVGGGDSAMEEGLFLTRFASRVWIIHRRRELRASRIMQERALEHPKIAFLWGSVVDEVLGEETTGVTGVRVRELATDREKVLDAEGLFIAIGHTPNTALFKDKLDVDEQGYILTDRRQHTSVPGVFAGGDVQDHVYRQAVTAAGTGCAAAMEAEKYIAENGS, from the coding sequence ATGGAGCAGGTCGTCATCATCGGAGGGGGGCCGGCGGGATACACGGCGGCCCTGTACGCCGCGCGGGCGAACCTGTCGCCCGTCGTGTTGACCGGCAGCACGATCGGCGGCCAGTTGTCGCTTACCAGCGAGATCGAAAACTTCCCGGGATTCCCCGAGAGCTTGGGCGGCATGGACCTCATGGACCGCATGCGGCAGCAGGCCGAGCGCTTTGGCGCGGTCATGAAGTACGAGGATGTCTCTTCGGTGGATTTCGATCCGGGGGCGCACAGGATCAGGACGGACCGGAACGAATACACGGCGAAGGCCGTGGTGATCAGTACCGGTTCGTCGCCGCGGCTGCTCGACGTGCCGGGCGAGGCCACCTTCTTCGGCCGGGGCGTGTCGACCTGCGCGACCTGCGACGGCGCCTTCTACCGGGACCGGAAGGTCGCGGTAGTGGGCGGAGGCGACAGCGCCATGGAGGAAGGCCTCTTTCTGACCCGGTTCGCCAGCCGAGTCTGGATCATACACCGCCGGCGCGAGTTACGGGCGAGCCGGATCATGCAGGAAAGGGCCCTGGAACATCCGAAGATAGCATTCCTCTGGGGATCCGTGGTCGACGAGGTGCTGGGTGAGGAAACCACCGGCGTAACCGGCGTGCGTGTCCGGGAGCTTGCTACGGACCGGGAAAAGGTCCTGGACGCCGAGGGTCTCTTCATCGCCATCGGGCATACACCCAATACGGCCCTGTTCAAGGACAAGCTCGATGTGGACGAGCAGGGTTACATCCTGACCGACCGGAGGCAGCACACCAGCGTTCCCGGCGTGTTCGCGGGCGGGGACGTGCAGGACCACGTATACCGCCAGGCCGTTACGGCGGCAGGGACGGGTTGTGCGGCCGCCATGGAAGCGGAGAAATATATCGCTGAAAACGGGAGTTAA